A genomic window from Diospyros lotus cultivar Yz01 chromosome 2, ASM1463336v1, whole genome shotgun sequence includes:
- the LOC127794321 gene encoding uncharacterized protein LOC127794321 — protein sequence MSQYFSMFVTSNAFGHPDPGKGRFSFDQSQRENFYLLGYDPNLYVEYPSSYNRWNYPWNNDSVFQSHEPFPPPPHQFELEQGVRSDAYQPQDEKCLEDTLQEFMQGQMSFNTQVVELQEQTTRAIGDILEQLTEFTQTLSVSEPGEFPNQPNQNSIGQCLGEESSFNAPIGQESVQSIPIPRNDESIERLDDPRMVRAIIEEKLGQNAVRKEEAWEKEEDKTQEPKCEDTMGLAKLEPKFMSFGLVYIIGDQIKPNMCEVFVRIDVLYSNVIKPTPSDDIFSKYICAFMRKINLHNFENNFKTGVMNGSYYTNRWATTYLILNWKKRKKNS from the coding sequence atgtctcagtattttagcatgtttgtgacttctaatgcatttggccatccTGATCCCGGTAAGGGGAGGTTTTCTTTTGACCAGAGTCAGAGGGAGAATTTTTATCTGTTGGGCTATGACCCAAATCTTTACGTTGAATACCCCAGTTCCTATAACCgttggaattatccttggaacaatgactctgtgttccaatctcatgaaccttttcctccaccacctcaccaatttgagttagaacaaggggttagatctgatgcttatcaacctcaggatgaaaaatgtttagaggacacccttcaggagtttatgcaaggtcaaatgagttttaatacACAAGTGGtcgaacttcaagaacaaaccactagagccataggtgacattttagaacaattgaccgaGTTTACACAGACCTTGAGCGTGAGTGAACCTGGAgagtttccaaaccaacctaatcaaaattccataggccaatgtcttggggaggaatcgtcattcaatgcacccataggtcaagagtCGGTCCAATCTatacccatccctaggaatgatgaatcaattgagagacttgatgaccctaggatggtacgagcaatcatagaagaaaaattgggccaaaatgctgtgagaaaagaagaagcctgggagaaagaagaggataaaacccaagagcccaaatgtgaagataccatgggcctagccaaacttgagcctaaatttatgtcttttgggctagtctatattattggggatcaaattaaaccaaacatgtGTGAAGTGTTTGTGCGAATTGATGTGTTGTATTCTAATGTAATAAAGCCAACACCTTCggatgacatattttcaaaatatatatgtgcatttatgagaaaaatcaatttacataattttgaaaataactttaaaactggtgtaatgaatgggagttattatacgaataggtgggcaaccacttatttgattcttaactggaagaaaagaaaaaaaaactcttaa